One stretch of Carassius carassius chromosome 18, fCarCar2.1, whole genome shotgun sequence DNA includes these proteins:
- the LOC132092178 gene encoding uncharacterized protein LOC132092178 produces the protein MTWFLCICTFWLLMVMVLAQKNFNVLSTQKSFNVVPAQNFNQRTGLETSCLGSYMRLTVDKSLAFGNQVEFDAVNGSQIEPLTPSLAAKCGFCIDSDPWGNYKVFASLLNCFAENEDDAVFDIDMRVRMRGDKAAQDVFEVEKTCNYDQWSPREVLCTRNYMEVSVNRLPEEITALRKQVMLPRSKNFGDQWAETVTEAITSRYNIWRMVFFTPKQKAMVLEDALRTGYSITTTRSRLVLRSGYDMPETYVENVNGVPMNVIKVTTYFKKEWSVTMLDTVAACPTGGLSFTDEMITWNFPRFNPLMSSRAANLLEVFMGIDGKQIDSLQMEARGYYLTIVDYLIVMKIPIGGPDGYYKSHAVNNQYHITYNIEPMLELLWSDEAMDTTRYKVLFPIQTPFMPRPPHFDDLTDVDQKMFDVLLGPFLNDIELVNITFSTEVLTVAEANARGINIQEQRFQNGSKAFRLQVPFSDSFVVITQVDVVVRVYTLGIIYGFMVLPEYTPFSYSSSVDVTLQDVILPTVRGSCDDEKFHIMISFGNLGKNFNIMIGTHDVTPDRKAEYGVKENDTHTSLAVPFLASDVVYELMYASSLRARIDVLLWDPTKKWTLSDFSLACNFPMTMTECFSNGTMSALAVKVESVPQLVPRQLTLRDPSCRPKFSNDHFAYFSFEANSCGTTRTFYDGVVTYQNEITLGNGLPVYQLSKGVPTASPDPEYRVTMSCSYTLNDTQTIAFFTKPRENEPLPETGFGELQVVLRLALDGSFNQFYVEEDYPVVKYLGSPLFFEVVLLQSTDPQIELVLENCWATLKEDRNSTPRWDLIVDGCVNLADGYETVFHPVDPNSIPFPSHVKHFEVKMFTFVENDVVLQDQIFVHCEAVLCDESDGICKRRCPSSLPLKTGKKVRRETTNVQSQRVQLSSRKIMFSSS, from the exons ATGACATGGTTTCTCTGTATTTG TACTTTTTGGCTGTTGATGGTCATGGTTTTGGCACAGAAGAATTTCAATGTTTTGTCAACACAGAAGAGTTTCAATGTGGTGCCAGCACAGAATTTTAACCAGC GAACGGGCCTGGAGACTTCTTGTCTGGGAAGTTACATGAGGCTAACTGTAGATAAATCTCTAGCTTTTGGCAATCAAGTTGAATTTGATGCTGTCA ATGGCTCCCAAATTGAACCTTTAACTCCAAGCCTAGCTGCTAAATGTGGCTTTTGTATAGACTCTGATCCCTGGGGTAACTACAAAGTCTTTGCATCTCTCCTCAACTGTTTTGCCGAGAATGAG GATGATGCTGTGTTTGATATTGACATGCGTGTCCGGATGCGTGGTGACAAAGCAGCACAAGATGTCTTTGAGGTGGAGAAGACCTGTAACTATGACCAATGGTCCCCCCGTGAAGTTCTTTGCACTCGGAATTACATGGAG GTTTCTGTTAACCGATTGCCAGAGGAAATTACAGCTTTGCGTAAGCAGGTTATGCTGCCCCGATCAAAAAATTTTGGTGACCAGTGGGCCGAAACTGTTACGGAg GCCATTACCTCTAGGTACAACATCTGGAGAATGGTGTTTTTCACTCCCAAACAAAAAGCTATGGTGTTGGAGGATGCCCTGAGAACAGGATATAGCATAACAACAACAAGGTCTCGATTGGTGCTTCGAAGTGGTTATGACATGCCAGAGACTTATGTTGAAAAT GTGAATGGCGTGCCAATGAACGTCATCAAGGTGACCACCTACTTCAAGAAAGAGTGGTCCGTAACCATGTTAGATACTGTTGCTGCATGTCCGACTG GTGGGCTTTCTTTTACGGATGAGATGATCACCTGGAACTTCCCCCGATTTAATCCACTAATGAGTTCTAGAGCAGCCAATCTCCTTGAGGTGTTTATGGGGATAGATGGAAAGCAGATAGATTCTTTGCAAATGGAAGCTAGAGGCTATTATTTGACCATAGTGGATTACCTAATCGTAATGAAAATTCCAATCGGTGGACCAGATGGCTACTACAAG AGTCATGCTGTAAATAACCAGTACCACATCACGTATAACATTGAGCCAATGCTGGAGTTACTGTGGAGTGACGAAGCAATGGATACTACTAGATACAAAGTCCTATTCCCCATCCAGACCCCTTTTATGCCTAGACCACCCCACTTTGATGACC TCACTGATGTGGACCAAAAGATGTTTGATGTACTCTTGGGTCCTTTCCTTAATGACATTGAGTTGGTGAACATCACTTTTTCCACTGAAGTCCTTACTGTGGCAGAGGCCAATGCAAGGGGCATCAATATACAGGAACAGCGCTTTCAAAATGGCTCTAAGGCGTTTAGACTTCAAGTCCCCTTCTCTGACAGTTTTGTTGTGATAACT CAAGTTGATGTGGTTGTTAGAGTTTATACTCTTGGCATCATCTACGGTTTTATGGTCCTGCCTGAATACACCCCATTCTCCTACAGTTCCTCGGTTGACGTAACCCTTCAAGATGTCA TTCTCCCAACTGTGAGAGGATCCTGTGATGATGAGAAGTTCCACATCatgatttcatttggaaacctggGCAAAAACTTTAATATTATGATTGGTACACATGATGTGACTCCAGACCGGAAAGCAGAGTATGGTGTAAAGGAGAATGACACCCATACAAGCTTGGCAGTGCCTTTCCTTGCATCTGATGTTGTGTATGAG CTTATGTATGCATCATCCTTAAGGGCTCGGATTGATGTGCTACTCTGGGATCCCACGAAAAAATGGACACTAAGTGACTTCTCCTTGGCTTGCAATTTTCCCATGACCATGACTG AGTGTTTCAGCAATGGCACAATGTCAGCCCTGGCAGTGAAGGTAGAATCCGTACCCCAGCTTGTCCCTCGTCAGCTTACCCTGAGGGATCCCTCATGTAGACCCAAATTCAGCAATGATCACTTTGCCTACTTCTCTTTTGAAGCCAACAGTTGTGGAACCACTAGAACG TTCTATGATGGCGTTGTGACGTATCAAAATGAAATCACTTTGGGTAACGGGCTGCCAGTTTACCAGCTGAGTAAAGGAGTACCTACTGCTTCTCCAGATCCAGAGTATCG TGTTACCATGTCCTGCTCTTACACATTAAATGATACCCAGACGATTGCATTCTTCACAAAGCCACGGGAAAATGAACCCTTGCCAGAGACTGGTTTTGGAGAGCTGCAAGTTGTACTGAGACTTGCTTTGG ATGGCTCTTTTAATCAGTTCTACGTAGAGGAGGATTACCCAGTTGTAAAGTACTTAGGAAGTCCTCTGTTCTTTGAGGTGGTGCTGCTTCAGTCCACTGATCCTCAGATAGAGCTAGTCTTGGAGAATTGTTGGGCCACTCTGAAAGAAGACCGGAACTCTACTCCACGATGGGACTTGATAGTGGATGG CTGTGTGAATCTGGCTGATGGTTACGAGACCGTTTTCCACCCAGTTGACCCTAACAGCATTCCGTTCCCATCGCATGTGAAGCACTTTGAAGTCAAGATGTTTACTTTTGTGGAGAATGATGTTGTACTTCAAGATCAG ATTTTTGTACACTGTGAAGCTGTGCTTTGTGATGAGAGTGATGGAATCTGCAAGAGACGCTGTCCATCTTCCTTGCCTTTAAAAACTGGAAAGAAAG TACGAAGAGAGACGACTAATGTCCAGTCCCAGAGAGTACAGCTGTCATCAAGAAAAATTATGTTCTCAAGCTCTTAG
- the LOC132092179 gene encoding protein lin-9 homolog, protein MAELEQLLDESSSAKALVSLREGSLSHTLNEKNNLPKSQTTRGRSSYVSVETPTRSSKRSRLSCEDEERPLTSRSPRRSQRVTTVPQKLTNVTTPDKKASQKIGLRLRNLLKLPKAHKWCIYEWFYSNIDRPLFEGDNDFCLCLKESFPNLKTRKLTRVEWGTIRRLMGKPRRCSSAFFAEERMALKQKRQKMRLLQQRKITDMSLCKDLPDEIPLPLVIGTKVTARLRGVHDGLFTGQIDAVDTSAATYRVTFDRNGLGTHTVPDYEVLSNEPHETMPISAFAQKQRPPRFQNFLTPPRGSYPGSTQSILMDNDPLFSQSPWRSKLTGTDGETLGGFPVKFLVQVTRLSKILMIKKEHIKHLKEMNTEAEKLKSYSMPIGLDLQKRYATTVLDLEQLNKDLNKVLHEVQQFCYELAPDQGMQPADQPSELRRRCEEESQEVVRQSNALPDGEQRVQNPSLTQLVSRLTALLLQIRCLAEGGDLNSFEFKSLTDSLNDIKSSIDDSNLSCFQDNVEIHVAHIQSGLSQLGNLHAFSANNTNTT, encoded by the exons CCAACAAGGAGCTCAAAGAGGAGTCGACTGTCATGTGAGGATGAGGAGCGGCCGCTCACCTCCAGATCTCCCAGGAGAAGCCAGAGGGTCACCACTGTGCCTCAG AAACTTACAAATGTTACAACACCAGACAAAAAGGCTTCACAGAAAATTGGACTGAGACTAAGAAACTTGCTCAAACTTCCTAAAGCACACAAATGGTGCATCTATGAATGGTTCTACTCAAATATTGACAG GCCTTTATTTGAAGGAGACAATGACTTTTGCTTGTGTCTGAAGGAGTCTTTTCCCAATCTAAAGACCAGAAAGTTAACCAGAGTTGAATGGGGAACAATCAGAAGACTTATGGGCAAACCTCGAAG ATGTTCCTCAGCATTCTTCGCTGAAGAGCGAATGGCTCTGAAACAGAAGAGGCAGAAGATGCGTCTCCTGCAGCAGAGGAAAATCACAGATATGTCTCTATGCAAAGACCTGCCAGATGAGATCCCCTTGCCCTTGGTCATTGGCACCAAAGTCACAG CTCGTCTTAGAGGTGTCCATGATGGCCTGTTTACTGGTCAAATTGATGCAGTAGATACCAGTGCAGCAACGTATCGCGTGACCTTTGACAGAAATGGGCTTGGCACACACACTGTTCCTGACTACGAAGTGCTT AGTAATGAACCTCATGAGACGATGCCCATATCAGCTTTTGCTCAGAAACAGCGGCCACCTCGTTTCCAGAACTTTCTAACCCCACCCCGCGGTTCTTATCCCGGCTCAACCCAGTCCATCTTAAtg GATAATGACCCTCTGTTCAGTCAGTCCCCCTGGAGAAGTAAACTAACAGGAACTGATGGAGAAACACTGGGTGGCTTTCCTGTCAAATTTCTTGTGCAAGTG ACACGCCTGTCCAAAATCCTCATGATTAAAAAGGAACATATAAAGCATTTGAAGGAGATGAACACAGAAGCTGAGAAGCTG AAGTCTTATTCCATGCCGATTGGGTTGGACTTGCAGAAGAGATATGCCACAACAGTCCTGGACCTGGAACAGCTTAATAAAGACCTCAACAAAGTCCTTCATGAAGTACAGCAGTTTTGCTATGAG CTGGCTCCAGATCAAGGCATGCAGCCTGCAGATCAGCCCAGTGAGTTGCGACGGCGCTGTGAAGAAGAGTCGCAGGAAGTTGTGCGTCAGAGTAATGCATTGCCTGACGGAGAACAGCGTGTCCAGAACCCCAGCCTCACCCAACTCGTCTCTCGTCTCACGGCACTCCTCCTGCAGATCAGG TGTTTGGCCGAAGGGGGAGACCTGAATTCGTTTGAATTCAAATCGCTCACAGACTCTCTGAATGACATAAAGAGCTCAATAGATGACTCCAACCTCAG TTGTTTTCAGGATAATGTGGAGATCCATGTAGCACATATACAGAGCGGTTTGAGCCAGCTGGGTAACCTCCATGCTTTCTCTGCCAACAACACCAACACAACgtga
- the LOC132092180 gene encoding homeobox protein OTX2-A-like, translating to MAIVHGNLGNGHLKQFQLFPTAYLERRTNMHPTDYAAQDRMKFLHGVSRADSASLFTHRRKRTNFTQQQIDVLEKVYLDTKYPDIYLREKLEALTGLPESRIQVWFQNRRAKSRRQVGIPVSNKTSGNVLTPNSLHMNQFTTHQNHTGLETQRLPNFTTMDNFSQQLINSSDEKICTMKGDVYNPTTIPCMFSRTEENQIKTDHLSVVVPRNYTQPYPKGHGPFMNTSHAKSTMKQFLVEYDNFPPNKTIGPEMKVVIPPLPSQNNFMMSSSSPKHVACSVQNMPVKVQSGSFGTFSPIRASETVEFSDSDSDWEREAMSGFNGFI from the exons ATGGCAATCGTGCATGGCAACCTTGGGAATGGACACTTAAAACAGTTCCAGCTGTTTCCAACTGCATATTTGGAAAGGAGGACTAACATGCACCCAACAG ATTACGCAGCTCAAGACAGGATGAAATTCCTCCATGGCGTCTCCAGAGCGGACAGCGCGAGCTTGTTTACGCACCGCAGAAAACGCACCAACTTTACGCAGCAGCAGATCGACGTCCTGGAGAAAGTCTACTTGGACACCAAATACCCTGATATTTATTTAAGGGAGAAGCTTGAGGCACTGACCGGCTTGCCAGAGTCAAGAATTCAG GTGTGGTTCCAGAACCGAAGAGCCAAGTCACGGCGCCAAGTGGGAATTCCTGTTTCAAATAAGACCAGTGGAAATGTCCTGACCCCAAACAGTCTCCATATGAACCAGTTTACAACACATCAGAATCACACTGGCCTGGAGACACAAAGACTGCCAAACTTCACCACAATGGACAACTTCAGTCAACAGCTGATCAACTCTTCAGATGAGAAGATCTGCACCATGAAAGGTGACGTGTACAACCCAACCACGATTCCATGTATGTTCAGTAGAACTGAGGAGAACCAGATCAAGACCGATCACCTGAGTGTTGTGGTGCCACGCAATTACACACAGCCATATCCAAAGGGACATGGGCCTTTTATGAACACAAGCCATGCTAAATCTACAATGAAGCAGTTTTTGGTGGAATATGATAACTTCCCTCCAAACAAGACCATTGGGCCAGAGATGAAGGTTGTTATTCCACCTCTCCCGTCACAGAATAACTTCATGATGTCTTCATCATCCCCCAAACATGTCGCCTGTTCTGTCCAAAACATGCCAGTAAAGGTCCAGTCAGGAAGTTTTGGAACTTTCTCTCCCATTAGAGCTAGCGAAACCGTCGAGTTCTCAGATTCCGACTCGGATTGGGAAAGAGAAGCCATGTCTGGTTTTAATGGGTTTATTTAG